A single region of the Halobacterium wangiae genome encodes:
- a CDS encoding ABC transporter permease, with product MNLRDRAQAAMTRLVHASGVERLFISLSALLLSILIGAVIILAAGRMTDCGTAVYTLAFPGSLITGLVGGDAIFSMGFCYDPISVYDKLFLGALGDVVNNPTNGQFATTLAETTILIFTGVAVAIAFRAGIFNIGAQGQLVVGALLTAVVLVYVAPTFSGLGVVGTLLLLPFGILLGALGGGAYGALPGALKAYADANEVITTIMLNFVATSVALYLVSDHFKDPESFADQTVALPDFSLFPSLLFRARDDFSLVALGLGVLTLLGIWYVLTRTSFGYDVRTSGLQPDAAEYGGVDADRTIVSSMALSGALAGVGGAVYVLMVLGNFQTGVPSYGFDGITVSILAGNNPLGVGFAAFLFGVLKSGSIVVQVGSDVPPELVGVLRGLIILFVAMPEFFRMAGRKFYSVQPTGTQPVAADGGGGSDE from the coding sequence GTGAACCTGCGCGACCGGGCGCAGGCCGCGATGACCCGGCTCGTACACGCCTCGGGCGTCGAGCGACTGTTCATCAGCCTCTCCGCACTGCTCCTCTCGATCCTCATCGGCGCCGTCATCATCCTCGCCGCCGGTCGCATGACCGACTGCGGGACCGCAGTGTACACGCTTGCGTTCCCGGGCAGTCTGATCACCGGACTGGTTGGCGGGGACGCGATCTTCTCGATGGGGTTCTGTTACGACCCGATCTCCGTCTACGACAAACTGTTCCTCGGCGCACTCGGGGACGTCGTCAACAACCCGACGAACGGCCAGTTCGCCACGACGCTCGCGGAGACGACCATCCTCATCTTCACGGGCGTCGCGGTCGCGATCGCGTTCCGCGCGGGCATCTTCAACATCGGGGCACAGGGCCAGCTCGTCGTGGGCGCACTGCTCACCGCGGTCGTCCTCGTCTACGTCGCACCGACGTTCTCGGGCCTCGGCGTCGTCGGGACGCTCCTCTTGCTGCCGTTCGGCATCCTGCTCGGTGCGCTCGGCGGTGGCGCCTACGGGGCGCTCCCGGGCGCGCTGAAGGCGTACGCGGACGCAAACGAGGTCATCACGACGATCATGTTGAACTTCGTCGCCACGTCGGTCGCCCTCTACCTGGTGTCCGACCACTTCAAGGACCCGGAGAGTTTCGCCGACCAGACAGTCGCGCTCCCCGACTTCTCGCTGTTCCCGTCGCTGCTGTTCCGGGCACGCGACGACTTCTCGCTCGTCGCGCTCGGGCTCGGCGTGCTCACGCTCCTCGGCATCTGGTACGTGCTCACGCGAACCTCGTTCGGCTACGACGTGCGCACGAGCGGTCTCCAGCCGGACGCCGCCGAGTACGGCGGCGTGGACGCCGACCGCACTATCGTCTCCAGCATGGCACTGTCGGGCGCGCTCGCCGGCGTCGGCGGCGCCGTCTACGTGCTGATGGTGCTCGGCAACTTCCAGACCGGCGTCCCGTCGTACGGCTTCGACGGCATCACGGTCTCCATCCTGGCGGGCAACAACCCGCTCGGCGTCGGCTTCGCGGCGTTCCTCTTCGGCGTGCTGAAGAGCGGCTCCATCGTCGTGCAGGTCGGCTCCGACGTGCCACCGGAGCTCGTCGGCGTGCTCCGCGGACTCATCATCCTGTTCGTCGCCATGCCGGAGTTCTTCCGGATGGCCGGCCGCAAGTTCTACTCGGTCCAGCCGACCGGGACACAGCCCGTCGCCGCGGACGGCGGAGGTGGGTCCGATGAGTGA
- a CDS encoding ABC transporter permease: protein MSDASIRGRTEAAVRGAHGRLFEGRSLLQQIVIGVSLLAALGLLATGIFAPDSTARDLLAIVFADSTLGATLRLSVPIAFAALGGIFAEKSGVINIGLEGLLIISAFTGIWATDLTGSVWMGLLGGVVASTLLAGLFAVVCIEFRADQIIAGLAVWLIALGLAPFASSVIYGGTTSDSVPTFQSLPNMTVPFVSEFVTTPLGFVVELPVVGVLDLQSSLVGIPFFGALFKANPTVYLMFAAVALSWYTLNRTAFGRWVVASGENPKALDTAGVNVHRVRYVAVLLSGVLAGVGGAALALGIGQFTGNGPTMVNGKGFIAIVAYLFGNYNPIGAFLSTMLFAGLDAVQLTLQARDVFQVPRPLVRTVPYVTVIVVLALFGRTRLPEAAGDHYESGEGE, encoded by the coding sequence ATGAGTGACGCGTCCATCCGCGGGCGCACCGAGGCTGCCGTCCGGGGCGCTCACGGCCGGCTGTTCGAGGGGCGCAGTCTCCTCCAGCAGATCGTCATCGGCGTCTCGCTGCTCGCGGCGCTCGGACTGCTCGCGACGGGCATCTTCGCGCCCGACTCGACGGCGAGAGACCTCCTCGCCATCGTGTTCGCCGACTCGACACTCGGCGCCACGCTGCGGCTGTCGGTTCCCATCGCGTTCGCCGCGCTCGGTGGCATCTTCGCGGAGAAGAGCGGGGTCATCAACATCGGTCTTGAGGGGCTGCTCATCATCTCCGCGTTCACCGGCATCTGGGCGACGGACCTGACGGGCAGCGTCTGGATGGGGCTGCTCGGCGGCGTCGTCGCCAGCACGCTGCTCGCCGGCCTGTTCGCGGTGGTCTGCATCGAGTTCCGCGCCGACCAGATCATCGCGGGGCTGGCCGTCTGGCTCATCGCACTCGGCCTCGCGCCGTTCGCGTCCTCCGTCATCTACGGGGGGACGACCTCCGACAGCGTCCCCACGTTCCAGTCGCTCCCGAACATGACGGTGCCCTTCGTGTCGGAGTTCGTCACGACGCCGCTGGGCTTCGTCGTCGAACTCCCGGTCGTCGGCGTCCTCGACCTCCAGTCGTCGCTCGTCGGCATCCCGTTCTTCGGGGCACTGTTCAAGGCCAACCCCACGGTCTACCTGATGTTCGCGGCCGTCGCGCTGTCGTGGTACACGCTCAACCGCACCGCGTTCGGGCGGTGGGTGGTCGCCAGCGGCGAGAACCCGAAGGCCCTCGACACCGCCGGCGTGAACGTCCACCGCGTGCGCTACGTCGCGGTCTTGCTGTCGGGTGTGCTGGCTGGTGTCGGCGGCGCGGCGCTCGCGCTCGGCATCGGTCAGTTCACCGGGAACGGTCCGACGATGGTCAACGGCAAGGGGTTCATCGCCATCGTCGCCTACCTGTTCGGGAACTACAACCCCATCGGGGCGTTCCTCTCGACGATGCTGTTCGCGGGCCTCGACGCCGTCCAGTTGACCCTGCAGGCGCGGGACGTCTTCCAGGTGCCGCGACCGCTCGTGCGCACCGTCCCGTACGTCACCGTCATCGTCGTGCTCGCGCTGTTCGGTCGCACCCGCCTCCCGGAGGCGGCCGGCGACCACTACGAGTCCGGCGAGGGCGAGTGA
- the cdd gene encoding cytidine deaminase has translation MDEADLLSAARDTLDDAYVPYSEYPVGAAIETASGEVYVGCNIENANYSNSLHAEEVAIGEAIKEGHREFERLVVTSAERDAVTPCGMCRQTLAEFCDDEMPVLCDTGDDFERYTLGELIPDTITPEMLGK, from the coding sequence ATGGACGAAGCCGACCTGCTGTCTGCCGCCCGCGACACCCTCGACGACGCCTACGTCCCGTACTCGGAGTACCCCGTCGGCGCCGCCATCGAGACCGCATCCGGCGAGGTGTACGTCGGCTGCAACATCGAGAACGCGAACTACTCCAACAGCCTCCACGCCGAGGAGGTCGCCATCGGCGAGGCCATCAAGGAGGGCCACCGGGAGTTCGAGCGCCTCGTCGTCACGTCCGCCGAACGCGACGCGGTTACCCCCTGCGGGATGTGCCGGCAGACACTCGCGGAGTTCTGCGACGACGAGATGCCGGTGCTCTGTGACACGGGTGACGACTTCGAGCGGTACACGCTCGGGGAGTTAATCCCGGACACGATCACGCCCGAGATGCTCGGGAAGTGA